The Lewinella sp. 4G2 nucleotide sequence GAACAGTTCGGAGCTATCCTGGGAGAAGTCGCTTTCCCCCGTCAACTCCCCGTTGTTGTAGCGTCGGTGGATATCCGAACGGTACTGGTCTTCCCCCTCTTCGTAGGAGCGCTGAATACTGCGGCCTGACGGCGTGTAGTAACGGGCAATAGTTAATCGTAAGGCCGATTCATCTTGCAGAGGGTACTGCTCCTGTACGAGTCCCTTTCCGAAAGTGCGGCGGCCGACGATGATGCCTCGGTCGTGGTCCTGGATGGCACCCGCCACGATTTCACTGGCGCTGGCCGAGCTCTCATCCACCAGCACGGCAATCTTCTGAATATTGTAGAACGCGCGCCCGTTCGTCTTGTACTCGGCCCGGCGGGAGCTTCTGCCTTCGGTATACACCAGTAAGAGATTCTTCTCCACGAAAAGCTGGCTCAGCATCTTGGTGGCTTCCTGAAGGTAGCCACCGGGGTTGCCGCGCAGGTCAATCACCAGGTTGTGGGCATCCTTTTTCTCCAGTTGGCTTTCGAGGGCCTTGACGAATTCATCGTAGGTGTCACGGCTAAAACGATTGATCTTTACGTAGGCCGTTTTGGGCTCCAGTAAATAGGCCGCATCGACGCTGAACAGCGGGATGGGCGCCCTGGTAATACTGAATTCCTGAGCTTCAAATACGCCGGGCCGACGAATCGTCACCGCCACCTGCGAGCCCTGCTCGCCACGCATCAAGGATGCCGGGTCGATGCCGTAGGTGGACACACCGGTCACCACGCTGTCTTCAACCATAATGATCTGGTCACCGGATAGAATACCTGCCGCGTCACTTGGCCCACCCGATAGTGCGGAAATGACGTTGATGGTATCGTCAACCACGAGAAATTCGATTCCGATGCCATCGAAATTGCCCTGCATGGACTCATCTATCGCCTTAAGTTCGTCCGCCGGAATGTAGCTGCTGTGCGGGTCCAGACCCTCCATCAACGCGTTGATGGCAGTTTCCTGAAGTTCTTCGATATCCGCGTCGTCCACGTAGCGGGCGTCGACGTAATTCAGGATCTCCTCCAGCCGGCCGCCACCGATCCCTCCCTGGTCTCCGTTGCTGGCAATCAGCGGGCCATCGTAGTTCAGCCGGTAGCCCAGGAACAGGCCCGCCACCAGGGTAAGGGCGAAGAGAACGGGTATCCAGTAATTGGTCTTTGAATCGGGCATAGGCTATTGCTTCGTCAGCAAAAGTAATGCGCAGCAAAGCAACAAGTTGTCCCGGCGGGGATCGCATTGACGCTCCTTCATCGAAGTGATCAATGTTGACAAATTTGGGCGCTGCCGCGGGTGCCGGGCAAAGGGCAAGTAACACGGATAGTTCTGCCCAAACTTAGGCGCTCTTTCCACCAAAGTCCTGCCCCATCATTTCCCAAAACGTGATGAATAAAGCTGCCAGCGTAGGACCGATCACAAAACCGCTGAGGCC carries:
- a CDS encoding S41 family peptidase; translated protein: MPDSKTNYWIPVLFALTLVAGLFLGYRLNYDGPLIASNGDQGGIGGGRLEEILNYVDARYVDDADIEELQETAINALMEGLDPHSSYIPADELKAIDESMQGNFDGIGIEFLVVDDTINVISALSGGPSDAAGILSGDQIIMVEDSVVTGVSTYGIDPASLMRGEQGSQVAVTIRRPGVFEAQEFSITRAPIPLFSVDAAYLLEPKTAYVKINRFSRDTYDEFVKALESQLEKKDAHNLVIDLRGNPGGYLQEATKMLSQLFVEKNLLLVYTEGRSSRRAEYKTNGRAFYNIQKIAVLVDESSASASEIVAGAIQDHDRGIIVGRRTFGKGLVQEQYPLQDESALRLTIARYYTPSGRSIQRSYEEGEDQYRSDIHRRYNNGELTGESDFSQDSSELFYTDNGHPVFGGGGITPDYFVPLDTTLNDESFLRLRQQVPAYLFSYIRKHTELADYEGVEDFKDFKIDERELLAGLSARLEEEQRSALQPLDNRSTSELTHFFRARLAKQLFGNSAYYEILNERDDIVNEALRLMMTNDPIAEARKN